A segment of the Lentisphaerota bacterium genome:
CTTCACTCGAACCGGATACCCCGCTCGATCAAGGCGACCTTGGCGCCGGCGCGCGCCGCGCTGATCGCCGAAGGAATACCGGAGGTGCCTCCGCCGCACACCAGGACATCGTAGTCTCCGACGATGGGAAGTTTCCTTTTCGGTTCGGAATAGGTGTTCATGCTTGCTCGTCCAGTTCGTCTACACGACCTCTGTTTCAGATTTTCAGCACCATCGCGGCATATCGCCGGGCCTGGCTGTGGGGTGACTGCACGTACTTCTCCGCGATGTGCCGCTGTGGATGCCCGAGACGCCCCAGAATTTCCGCCGCCGCCAGTTCGAGTTGCCAGAACACATCTTCACACTGGGGCCAGCGCCCGTTCAGTGAATAGATCTGAAGCTTGCGTTCACAGGCAATGTCGTCCCGCTTGAGCAGTTCCAGGATCGGCGACACGGCGCGCTGATCGCCGATCCGACCCAGCGCGCGCAGCGTCGCAATCAGGGCGTCAAATGCCACTGTGCGGTCCGCCAGGACGTCGAGCAGCGCCGGCACGGCGGTAGCGGACCCGATGCGGCCGAGTAATACGATGCACGATTGCCACAACGGCACCATGTTGCGGCTGCGCGGTGTGTAGTCCGGGCGTTTCGACAAGCGTTCGTCCACCGCCTTGACCAGTTCGGGAAGCGCAGCCTCATCGCGCTGCCAGGCCAATGCCACCGAGGCCCAGAACCGGGCGCCGTGCTCTCCTGTTTTCAATGCCTCTTTCAACAGGCGTTGCGCCGGCTCGCCGCCGTGGGCTAGAAGCCAGACGGCATCCTTGGGATCATCGGACGCCAGCCGCTCACAGCATTGGTCCAAGGGCATTGCCGGTACTACCGGTTTGGGTTTCAGCGATTCGCTCAACGCGCCGCTCTTCCGGAGTTCGGCCTGAACCAACCGCACATCCACCTGCCGCGGGGTAATCCCCCGTTTGACACACTGCGCGGCCGCGTAGGCAGCGACCTCCGCCAGGCGATGCTGGTTGCGCATGGTGCGGAACTGGTAGTTATGTTCGTGTGTGCAGGACGCGCCGCGACAGGCCACGAGCACACCGTCAACGTCTTTGGGCAACATCATGCGATAGGGTAACTGCCCGCCCATGCGCCGCTCGCGATTACCCAGCAGCCATACCCACAGCATCGGGCCGTCCTGATGGTTCTCGAAATCCTGCGAGTGGCAATCGAACTTGGCTGCGGAATAGCCCACACAGTCATCGAATTCTACCGGCAGAATGCCCTCCAGGAAATCAGGGACATAGTCACCCACAATCTGCGGCCCGCCGCGGAGGCCGAGCAACGGACAGAGATACAGAAGCGGGCGGAACCCGAACGGATCCGGAGCAAAACGATCCCACACCTGCCG
Coding sequences within it:
- a CDS encoding FAD-dependent oxidoreductase — encoded protein: MNTYSEPKRKLPIVGDYDVLVCGGGTSGIPSAISAARAGAKVALIERGIRFE